A single region of the Candidatus Bathyarchaeia archaeon genome encodes:
- a CDS encoding sulfide-dependent adenosine diphosphate thiazole synthase, whose amino-acid sequence MICGIKSVEEETVTRMIIRKTMEDWLNIAETDVVIVGAGPSGLTAAMYTAKAGLKTVLFERRLSFGGGMGGGGMQFHKIIVETPADAILREIDCGMEELESGVFIVDVAEMIAKLASKAIDSGAKIILGVTVDDVIYRSDPPRITGVVIQWASVVMAGLHVDPLGIKAKAIVDCTGHDAEILSVASRKIPELNISVVGEKSMWAPQAEKLIVEGTREVCPGLFAAGMAVASIDRTPRMGPIFGGMLLSGAKVAQLIADKILGERARKITPITF is encoded by the coding sequence ATGATATGCGGGATTAAGAGCGTTGAAGAGGAAACCGTAACCAGAATGATAATCAGGAAAACCATGGAAGATTGGCTGAACATCGCTGAGACAGATGTTGTAATCGTTGGCGCCGGCCCCTCCGGGCTTACAGCCGCAATGTACACGGCTAAGGCGGGGCTAAAAACAGTTTTATTCGAGAGGAGGCTTTCCTTCGGCGGGGGCATGGGCGGCGGAGGGATGCAGTTTCACAAAATCATTGTGGAGACGCCGGCAGACGCGATTCTAAGAGAGATTGATTGTGGGATGGAAGAGCTGGAAAGCGGCGTTTTTATTGTTGACGTTGCTGAAATGATAGCTAAACTGGCATCTAAGGCCATAGATTCGGGAGCAAAGATAATTTTAGGCGTAACCGTTGACGATGTAATATACAGGAGCGATCCGCCTAGGATAACTGGTGTAGTCATCCAATGGGCGTCTGTCGTCATGGCTGGGCTCCACGTAGACCCCCTCGGGATCAAGGCGAAAGCCATCGTGGACTGCACTGGGCATGACGCAGAGATTCTCTCGGTCGCTTCCAGAAAGATTCCGGAGCTAAACATTTCCGTTGTGGGCGAGAAATCCATGTGGGCTCCTCAAGCCGAAAAGCTAATTGTTGAGGGCACTAGAGAGGTCTGCCCAGGGCTTTTCGCTGCTGGCATGGCTGTTGCGTCAATAGACCGAACGCCGCGGATGGGGCCAATATTTGGAGGGATGCTGCTTAGCGGGGCTAAGGTGGCGCAGCTAATCGCAGACAAGATTTTGGGAGAAAGAGCGCGTAAAATAACGCCGATTACATTTTAA
- a CDS encoding helix-turn-helix domain-containing protein yields MSGTMYLPCESIGRRLTPVFRAYIAKELIEKHGFTQIEAAKKLGITQAAISQYLRSKRGVKDLEEFKDFLPLIESAASEVAGEIVSGKIDSSRVALKLCELCLSIQRKSLEHK; encoded by the coding sequence TTGAGTGGAACCATGTATCTGCCATGCGAGTCCATTGGGCGCCGCCTCACTCCAGTGTTTAGGGCTTACATAGCTAAGGAGCTTATTGAAAAACATGGTTTCACGCAGATCGAGGCCGCGAAGAAGCTTGGGATAACGCAAGCGGCCATAAGCCAATACTTACGTTCAAAGCGTGGGGTCAAAGACCTAGAGGAATTTAAGGATTTTCTACCCCTAATAGAGTCGGCTGCGAGCGAAGTGGCGGGAGAAATAGTTTCCGGAAAAATTGATTCAAGTAGGGTAGCGTTAAAATTATGTGAGCTATGTTTATCCATACAGAGGAAGAGCTTAGAGCATAAATAG
- the purC gene encoding phosphoribosylaminoimidazolesuccinocarboxamide synthase, giving the protein MGSVKDLEVIKKPTAETMGIGRFHFSDRYSVFDWGEMPDHIEGKGASLCLMGAYCFERLEEKNIRTHYRGLVNSEGQVVHFDELEEPTNIMEINLVNVYRPRAYVENGKLKYDYSIYTPRLRNYLLPLEIIYRNGLPEGSSVFKRLEQGLITLKDLGLDHMPKPGERLSKPIFDVSTKLEEGDRYVSWEEARRIAGLTEQDVEEIKNVLLKVDETITDVAERAGLVNEDGKIELAFDPERRLMVVDVVGTLDECRFTYKGIHVSKEVARIYYRRTEWAKEVEEAKREARERGVENWKTLVKTVPPKLEPRLKALISQMYMATANEITGRKFFDVGKLTDILEELREILLNLKP; this is encoded by the coding sequence ATGGGAAGCGTGAAGGATCTAGAGGTAATCAAGAAGCCGACCGCTGAAACCATGGGCATAGGTAGATTCCACTTCTCAGACCGTTACTCGGTTTTTGATTGGGGCGAAATGCCTGATCATATAGAGGGGAAGGGCGCATCCCTATGCCTTATGGGAGCCTACTGCTTTGAAAGACTTGAGGAGAAAAACATAAGAACCCATTATCGTGGGCTCGTGAACAGCGAGGGGCAGGTTGTCCATTTCGATGAATTGGAAGAGCCAACAAACATTATGGAGATTAACTTGGTGAACGTGTATAGGCCTAGAGCTTACGTGGAGAACGGCAAACTCAAATACGATTACAGTATCTACACGCCTCGACTGAGAAACTACCTACTACCTCTAGAAATAATTTATAGGAACGGTTTACCTGAAGGCTCATCCGTCTTTAAAAGGCTTGAACAAGGTCTCATAACCCTGAAAGATTTAGGGTTGGATCACATGCCCAAGCCCGGTGAACGCCTCTCTAAGCCCATCTTCGACGTTAGCACGAAGCTTGAGGAAGGCGACAGATACGTTAGCTGGGAGGAAGCCCGAAGAATCGCGGGGCTAACCGAACAGGATGTTGAGGAGATTAAAAACGTTCTTTTAAAGGTTGATGAGACTATAACCGATGTGGCTGAGAGAGCTGGCTTAGTGAATGAGGATGGGAAAATAGAGCTGGCGTTCGATCCTGAGAGGCGGCTAATGGTTGTCGACGTTGTTGGAACACTAGACGAATGCAGGTTCACGTATAAGGGGATCCACGTCAGCAAAGAGGTTGCCCGAATATATTACAGGCGGACTGAATGGGCAAAAGAGGTTGAGGAAGCTAAGAGGGAGGCGAGGGAGCGGGGCGTAGAAAACTGGAAAACTCTAGTGAAAACAGTGCCGCCAAAGCTGGAGCCCAGACTTAAGGCTCTGATAAGCCAAATGTATATGGCTACGGCAAACGAGATTACTGGAAGAAAATTCTTTGACGTGGGAAAACTCACTGATATACTCGAAGAGCTACGGGAAATTCTCTTAAACCTCAAGCCATAA
- a CDS encoding alpha-glucosidase/alpha-galactosidase: MFKGPKIAFIGAGSARWTSRILVDIFLNEGLRGSEIWLMDIDDYRLGIISTLAKRYVEELNISVKVYATKDRIEAVKDADFIISTALPKGYLYYEKMRDLSEEHGYYRGINSVEWNYVGDYHTIWGYYLFKLHLDIARDLEEHAPNAWFLIVSNPVLELTTLVGRETKVKVAGICHGFLGYRAAIDVLAMRLAKEKLGKNVTPYYAAHMPEGCEEAMKLVDMREVEVDMMGLNHVLWLTNFRYKGEDGYKYLDDWIKENSEEYWAVWREHTTSPWDLDLCPAAIDMYRIYGYLPIGDSARGGTWKYHWDLKTKQYWYGPYGGPDSEIGCAIRILQVRRNLEEMSRIAFDSSKPVSQAIPPKPSGEVIATLIDSIHNNRKTDSYEMLFFGNKVMAPIYVNLLNKGAIPNLPENIAVETQVVVDGKGIHPIPKGAIPDKLYKYVMLHRIMRAEWAIEANLKGSRETLIHWLITDVRTKNMKQINDAIDAILNLPENTEMAKHFS, from the coding sequence ATGTTTAAGGGGCCTAAAATCGCTTTTATAGGTGCTGGCAGCGCCAGATGGACCAGTAGGATTCTTGTTGACATATTTTTAAACGAGGGTTTACGTGGCTCCGAGATATGGCTTATGGACATCGACGACTATAGGCTCGGCATAATATCAACCTTGGCTAAGAGATATGTTGAGGAGTTAAATATATCGGTGAAAGTTTACGCGACGAAAGACAGAATAGAGGCGGTGAAGGACGCTGACTTCATTATATCTACGGCTCTGCCTAAAGGATACTTATACTACGAGAAGATGAGGGATTTGTCTGAGGAGCACGGGTATTATAGGGGAATCAACAGCGTCGAATGGAATTACGTCGGAGACTACCATACGATATGGGGCTACTACTTATTTAAGCTTCATTTAGATATAGCTAGAGACCTTGAGGAGCACGCTCCAAACGCATGGTTCCTTATTGTCTCAAACCCCGTTCTTGAACTCACAACTCTCGTTGGCAGAGAAACAAAAGTTAAAGTCGCCGGAATATGCCACGGCTTCCTAGGCTATAGGGCGGCCATAGACGTTTTAGCCATGCGTCTAGCCAAGGAGAAGCTGGGTAAAAACGTGACCCCATACTATGCGGCTCATATGCCTGAAGGCTGCGAGGAGGCGATGAAGCTCGTAGATATGAGAGAAGTTGAAGTCGATATGATGGGATTAAATCACGTCCTATGGTTGACCAATTTTAGATATAAGGGTGAAGACGGATACAAGTACTTAGATGACTGGATTAAAGAGAACTCTGAAGAGTATTGGGCTGTTTGGAGAGAACATACGACAAGCCCATGGGATCTGGATCTATGCCCAGCAGCCATAGACATGTATAGAATTTACGGTTACCTCCCAATAGGGGACAGCGCCCGCGGAGGAACATGGAAATACCATTGGGACCTAAAGACTAAGCAGTACTGGTATGGACCTTACGGCGGCCCTGACTCAGAGATAGGCTGCGCCATAAGAATACTGCAGGTTAGGAGAAATCTGGAGGAGATGAGCAGGATAGCCTTCGACTCCTCGAAACCTGTATCGCAGGCGATACCGCCCAAGCCCAGCGGTGAAGTCATAGCCACGCTAATTGACTCAATCCATAATAATAGGAAAACCGATAGCTATGAGATGCTGTTCTTTGGAAACAAGGTTATGGCCCCCATATACGTAAACTTGCTGAACAAGGGAGCTATACCTAATCTTCCAGAGAACATAGCCGTCGAAACCCAGGTAGTTGTGGATGGAAAGGGCATTCACCCGATACCTAAAGGCGCAATCCCGGATAAACTCTACAAGTACGTTATGCTGCATAGGATAATGAGGGCTGAATGGGCTATAGAAGCCAATTTAAAGGGCAGTAGAGAAACGCTCATCCACTGGCTCATAACGGACGTAAGAACCAAAAACATGAAGCAGATAAATGACGCTATAGACGCTATACTGAATCTTCCGGAGAATACTGAAATGGCAAAACATTTCAGCTGA
- a CDS encoding ATP-binding cassette domain-containing protein → MLVIWVMHMAQDLLKVENLTKVFSTGFIRRRNEIVAVNNVNFSCRSGEIVGIIGESGSGKTTLMKMILKLLKPTSGAIYFEDKDIWEIPNKQYYRHVQGIFQDPYSSINPVYRVKHLFANSSNLLKGMPKDEIKKRIKEVIELVNLEVDVLDKHIDELSGGQLQRILLANCLLVDPDIILADEPTSMIDASLRVMILNILKDLSENHNKLMIFITHDISQAFYICDRILVMHQGRIVEQGSAESIVFNPQNPYTKRLIADVPRLKQKFEFSKLLS, encoded by the coding sequence ATGCTGGTTATATGGGTGATGCATATGGCTCAAGACCTGCTTAAAGTTGAGAATTTAACGAAAGTATTTTCAACCGGCTTCATAAGGCGTAGAAATGAGATAGTTGCAGTAAATAATGTTAACTTCTCCTGTAGGTCTGGTGAAATAGTTGGAATAATAGGTGAGAGTGGGAGTGGAAAAACAACCCTTATGAAGATGATACTCAAATTGTTAAAACCGACCAGCGGCGCAATATATTTTGAGGATAAAGACATATGGGAAATACCTAATAAACAATATTATAGGCATGTTCAAGGGATCTTCCAAGACCCCTACTCTTCAATAAACCCAGTATATAGAGTTAAACACTTGTTCGCCAACTCCTCCAATCTACTTAAAGGTATGCCCAAGGATGAGATAAAAAAGCGCATTAAAGAAGTTATTGAATTGGTGAACCTTGAGGTGGATGTTCTTGATAAACACATTGATGAGTTAAGTGGGGGTCAATTGCAGAGAATACTATTGGCGAATTGTTTATTAGTTGATCCAGACATAATCCTGGCGGATGAGCCGACCAGCATGATAGATGCTTCCTTGAGAGTAATGATACTTAACATCCTCAAAGATTTGAGTGAAAATCACAATAAGCTCATGATATTTATAACCCACGATATAAGCCAAGCCTTTTATATATGTGACCGAATACTTGTAATGCATCAAGGGAGAATCGTGGAGCAGGGATCGGCCGAGAGTATAGTGTTTAACCCTCAGAATCCCTACACAAAAAGACTTATAGCTGATGTGCCGAGGCTCAAACAAAAATTTGAGTTTTCTAAACTCCTATCTTAG
- a CDS encoding ABC transporter ATP-binding protein — protein sequence MLLEAVNIKGYYNTSKGYVRAVDGCSLKVKEGEIAGIAGESACGKSTLGKLLIGYDKPPLKMIEGKVMIDGINIYDFPWSKRKSLWGSLVAMIPQYSMNSLNPTIKISDFIVDAMKEKFQSKRVSKDEVLKKAGLRFKELGLSASVLDMYPFELSGGMKQRAVIAISTLLNPRLLVADEPTSALDVSTQKLLLELLLYIVKNKIVGSLIVISHDIASLRQICDQIYIMYAGKIVESSPIDEIIDHPFHPYTKLLLNAVITIQPEIREQRLKSISGTPPQLVKPPQGCRFFERCPDAMGKCKDEEPPSIEVKPGRFVACWLYG from the coding sequence ATGCTGCTTGAAGCCGTAAACATTAAAGGCTACTATAATACGTCAAAGGGATATGTTCGCGCTGTAGATGGCTGCTCGTTGAAGGTTAAAGAGGGAGAAATAGCTGGTATTGCTGGGGAATCTGCCTGTGGAAAATCCACGCTTGGAAAACTGTTGATCGGATACGATAAGCCACCATTAAAAATGATTGAAGGAAAAGTTATGATTGATGGGATAAATATTTATGATTTTCCCTGGAGCAAAAGAAAATCTTTATGGGGGTCATTGGTTGCAATGATTCCACAATACTCAATGAACTCTTTAAACCCAACCATTAAAATTTCAGACTTTATAGTGGACGCTATGAAGGAGAAATTTCAATCGAAAAGGGTGTCTAAGGATGAGGTGCTGAAAAAAGCGGGGCTCAGGTTTAAAGAGCTAGGGCTCTCGGCAAGTGTGCTAGACATGTATCCTTTCGAGTTAAGTGGTGGAATGAAGCAACGCGCCGTTATAGCGATCTCAACGCTGTTAAACCCAAGGTTATTGGTTGCTGATGAACCCACGTCAGCACTTGATGTTTCAACACAAAAGCTTCTTCTAGAACTGTTGCTTTATATCGTGAAAAATAAGATTGTGGGTTCACTGATAGTTATAAGCCACGATATAGCAAGTTTAAGGCAAATATGTGATCAAATATACATAATGTATGCTGGTAAAATAGTGGAATCTTCGCCAATAGATGAGATCATAGATCATCCATTTCACCCCTATACAAAGCTTCTGCTAAACGCGGTAATAACAATTCAGCCAGAGATAAGGGAGCAGAGACTGAAAAGCATTTCAGGAACGCCCCCACAGCTAGTTAAACCACCACAAGGCTGCAGGTTCTTTGAGAGATGTCCAGACGCCATGGGAAAATGTAAAGATGAGGAACCCCCATCAATAGAAGTTAAGCCTGGAAGGTTCGTTGCATGCTGGTTATATGGGTGA
- a CDS encoding ABC transporter permease — translation MRVKELYRRSPKLLIGTAIFSFFVFLATLGSLLYPVDPLKPQFDSLMSPSLEHPLGTDILGRDILAQLICGTRYSLKIGIMAALITTVIGVAIGGIGGYFGGIVDEILNLASNVVLTIPTIAFLIVIAAYFRERSEWVIILLISSTAWGAMARSIRSQVLSLKTRDFVDLAKLSGMGKLKILFFEVLPNMMAYLVMYFVLNIAIAIGSEAGLSAIGLGPTAIVSLGMLLRWAIVWEAVRYGAWWWFIPAGLSITLITLSLLLINDGLEQIYNPRARRG, via the coding sequence ATGAGAGTAAAAGAGTTGTATAGGCGATCACCCAAGCTTCTTATTGGAACAGCAATATTCTCTTTTTTCGTTTTTCTCGCCACTCTGGGCAGCTTACTATACCCAGTTGATCCGTTAAAGCCGCAATTTGATTCACTCATGTCCCCCTCATTAGAGCATCCTTTAGGGACAGATATTTTAGGCCGCGACATACTTGCTCAATTAATATGCGGCACCAGATACTCGCTTAAGATAGGCATAATGGCGGCGCTCATAACTACTGTTATCGGTGTGGCAATAGGCGGTATAGGCGGATACTTTGGTGGCATAGTTGATGAGATCCTAAATTTGGCGTCGAATGTTGTTTTAACTATTCCAACGATCGCTTTCCTAATAGTTATCGCGGCTTATTTCAGAGAGCGCTCCGAATGGGTTATTATACTGCTCATAAGTAGCACGGCGTGGGGCGCTATGGCGCGTAGCATAAGATCCCAGGTTCTCAGTCTAAAAACGCGGGACTTTGTAGATCTCGCGAAGCTTTCCGGGATGGGTAAACTTAAAATTTTATTCTTTGAGGTATTGCCTAACATGATGGCCTATCTTGTGATGTACTTTGTTCTTAACATTGCCATAGCCATAGGCTCTGAAGCTGGTTTAAGCGCGATAGGCCTAGGGCCTACAGCAATAGTGTCTCTGGGCATGTTACTACGTTGGGCAATAGTGTGGGAAGCCGTCCGCTACGGGGCATGGTGGTGGTTTATTCCAGCCGGGCTTTCAATAACGCTGATCACTCTCTCGCTTCTCCTAATAAACGATGGGCTTGAACAAATATATAATCCGAGGGCCAGAAGAGGCTAG
- a CDS encoding ABC transporter permease: protein MASMRAKFSSPLYNFFKRKIIVYVATFYLALTFVWLLPHLMPGDPVREKALKIIAAGAKGGGTSVPGLTEVQVKRLYEYWVKEFGLDQPPIIQYLTFLKNCLTFNLGVSIRFYPTRVSDLLMQSLPWSLALLMPAIIVGWILGNYLGALAAYRRGIFDKILYPLSLFASQMPYYWLALALIYVLSFHAGIFPPGGAYTKTLNPSLSLTFILDLLKHYALPFISVTIPYIGGEAVGMRSLLIYEINSEYINYSESLGFSDKKLLSYAFKNAMLPQITGLPIYFASAFGGQLVTEVVFGYPGIGALLYSAVIGQDYPLIQGGFLMIVTVTIIGNFLMDVFYAWIDPRIRITYRGEK, encoded by the coding sequence ATGGCTTCAATGAGAGCGAAATTTTCCTCTCCCCTATACAATTTTTTTAAGCGGAAAATAATAGTTTACGTAGCAACTTTTTATCTTGCTCTTACCTTCGTATGGCTTCTTCCTCATTTAATGCCTGGAGACCCGGTTCGCGAGAAGGCGCTTAAAATAATTGCTGCTGGAGCGAAGGGTGGAGGCACCTCGGTACCTGGGCTAACGGAGGTGCAGGTTAAGAGATTATATGAATACTGGGTGAAAGAATTTGGTTTGGATCAGCCTCCGATAATACAGTATTTAACTTTCCTCAAAAATTGTTTAACCTTTAACCTAGGAGTTTCAATAAGGTTTTATCCCACAAGGGTAAGCGATTTGCTCATGCAGAGTTTACCGTGGAGTCTAGCTCTACTAATGCCGGCGATTATAGTGGGTTGGATCCTAGGAAATTATTTGGGGGCTTTAGCGGCGTATAGAAGGGGTATCTTCGATAAGATTCTCTATCCGCTCTCGCTTTTTGCTTCTCAAATGCCATATTACTGGCTTGCGTTAGCACTAATATATGTGCTAAGTTTTCATGCTGGAATTTTCCCACCCGGAGGCGCGTATACAAAGACCCTTAATCCTTCCCTATCATTAACTTTCATTTTAGATTTGCTTAAGCATTATGCGCTGCCGTTTATCTCGGTTACGATACCATATATTGGGGGAGAAGCTGTGGGAATGAGGTCCCTTTTAATCTATGAGATAAACTCTGAATATATAAATTATTCCGAATCCCTCGGCTTCAGCGATAAAAAGCTTCTCTCCTACGCTTTTAAAAACGCTATGCTGCCTCAAATAACAGGGTTACCCATATATTTTGCATCCGCCTTCGGGGGACAGCTGGTTACTGAAGTTGTTTTCGGGTATCCGGGCATAGGGGCCCTACTGTATTCCGCGGTGATTGGGCAAGATTATCCGTTGATTCAAGGTGGCTTCCTAATGATAGTGACCGTTACAATAATAGGTAATTTCCTCATGGATGTTTTCTACGCTTGGATTGACCCGCGCATACGCATAACTTATAGGGGTGAAAAATAA
- a CDS encoding ABC transporter substrate-binding protein — MKRRFLFFTLILLLFSILSMEPILAQELKREECLIITEEEGTATLPGPNFNPYSPDAWSVWHMGIFETLYIFDNIKFGLIPWIADGLPAWVDEYTLEVKLKDAYWQDGTPLTSEDIIYSYELPKRYPETGAVALAMWPSLKKIEAVDAHTIRFYVNESLPFKVSIYETLCFGWIIPKHIFKEAEKEYKSITEFTFESPIGSGPYKLLKWEPTRIIKERWDEWWGRKYFGLPEPKYLIYIPSTGNEETNRMISLAVVDGLSAIAPGWKDMQKYGVFSWFTEPPFVSPYPVRVNFIAINNERFRERFGEYDSRIKMALAYAIDRKIMCERGFFELAVPINDPTFILPDSPLAFLRDEEVVRDYTFAYDPDKAKRILDEANIVDRDGDGIRDLPDGTPVTLTTIDVEGWTDWMAVNELFKTYATEIGIYVEALHLDYSVWESRVRAGDYDTMTYSTSAWSPSGLWAFLGVFDYRYPSWPMIEGSPLRYRNDELCSIRDELAKYPNPLDPEVKPVLKELMGKAQKIIAKDLPAIPVGVWGYEFGFQTKYWSGWPTESNPYPFDEQGNPGFLNVLLHLKSTAAPTIPLPPSIPEEMEETIASIYNATLALNTAVNSLSISVENLASMVRDLQMWLTILVGLNIVILIIVLVVLLFTRKIKG, encoded by the coding sequence ATGAAGAGAAGATTTCTATTTTTTACACTGATTTTGCTGCTATTCTCCATCCTAAGCATGGAGCCGATTCTCGCCCAAGAGCTAAAGCGTGAAGAATGCCTAATAATTACTGAAGAGGAAGGAACGGCAACATTGCCTGGACCAAACTTTAACCCTTATAGCCCAGACGCCTGGTCCGTCTGGCATATGGGAATATTTGAGACCCTATACATTTTTGATAACATAAAATTTGGGTTGATTCCATGGATAGCTGATGGTCTACCCGCATGGGTCGATGAATACACTCTTGAAGTAAAATTGAAGGATGCTTATTGGCAGGATGGGACTCCATTAACCTCTGAGGACATCATATATAGCTATGAGCTGCCGAAAAGGTATCCTGAAACAGGGGCAGTAGCGCTAGCTATGTGGCCATCCCTAAAGAAAATCGAGGCTGTTGATGCGCACACTATTCGCTTCTACGTTAATGAATCCCTGCCATTTAAAGTTTCGATTTATGAAACGCTGTGTTTTGGTTGGATTATTCCTAAACATATCTTTAAGGAAGCGGAGAAAGAATATAAGAGTATAACTGAGTTTACTTTTGAGTCACCAATAGGCTCTGGACCCTACAAGCTCCTAAAATGGGAACCTACTAGGATAATTAAGGAGCGATGGGATGAGTGGTGGGGTAGAAAATATTTTGGTCTTCCTGAACCAAAGTACTTGATCTATATTCCGTCTACTGGCAACGAGGAAACCAATAGGATGATTTCGCTCGCCGTCGTCGACGGGCTATCCGCTATAGCTCCGGGATGGAAAGATATGCAGAAATACGGCGTCTTCTCATGGTTTACAGAACCACCGTTCGTATCGCCTTATCCGGTGCGGGTAAACTTTATAGCAATAAACAATGAACGATTCAGAGAGCGATTCGGTGAATACGATTCTAGGATAAAGATGGCATTAGCCTACGCGATTGACCGGAAAATAATGTGTGAGCGAGGCTTCTTTGAATTAGCTGTGCCGATAAATGATCCAACATTCATCTTGCCAGATAGCCCACTAGCTTTCCTAAGAGATGAAGAGGTGGTGCGCGACTACACATTCGCCTATGATCCCGATAAAGCGAAAAGAATTCTAGACGAAGCCAACATAGTAGACCGTGATGGAGACGGAATAAGGGATCTACCGGACGGGACTCCTGTAACGCTTACAACAATCGATGTTGAAGGCTGGACGGATTGGATGGCTGTTAATGAATTATTTAAGACATATGCTACTGAGATTGGCATATATGTGGAAGCATTGCACCTTGATTATTCGGTCTGGGAGTCAAGAGTTCGAGCGGGCGACTATGACACTATGACATATTCAACGAGCGCATGGAGCCCCTCTGGCTTATGGGCCTTCCTAGGTGTCTTCGATTACCGCTACCCCTCATGGCCTATGATAGAGGGTTCTCCTCTAAGATATAGGAACGATGAGCTATGCTCAATAAGAGATGAGCTCGCCAAATATCCGAATCCTTTGGACCCAGAAGTTAAACCCGTTCTTAAAGAGCTTATGGGGAAAGCTCAGAAAATTATTGCTAAGGATCTGCCAGCAATACCTGTTGGCGTGTGGGGATATGAATTTGGTTTTCAAACAAAATATTGGAGCGGTTGGCCAACGGAGAGCAATCCGTACCCGTTCGATGAGCAGGGCAATCCAGGATTCCTTAACGTGCTATTACACTTGAAGTCAACGGCTGCTCCAACAATACCATTGCCGCCATCAATACCTGAAGAGATGGAGGAAACAATAGCGTCCATCTATAATGCCACATTAGCACTAAATACCGCGGTGAACTCTCTTTCAATAAGCGTGGAAAATCTAGCGTCAATGGTTCGCGATCTACAAATGTGGTTAACAATTCTAGTAGGGCTAAACATAGTAATCCTAATAATAGTGCTAGTGGTTTTACTCTTTACGCGAAAAATTAAGGGTTGA
- a CDS encoding DegT/DnrJ/EryC1/StrS family aminotransferase, with product MVSALAIKGGEKIRVRKWPSWPVFDEREVKAVEEVVRSGYWGGGVGISGPKEAEFEEKFSRSHSCKYGICVANGTIALHVALLAAGVGPGDEVIVPALTFWATGSAVLMAGATPVIVDVNPETYCMDANAVEEAITDRTKAIIPVYNYGSAPDMDKLPKICREHGLVLVEDCARGHGFVWRDKPAGSIGDMGCFSFQQGKFMTAGEGGIIITNNKTYADRCYAIKDCGRLREGGIAGEGIEPTEIINWYNYRMTQIQAAILLVQLERLEEQLNVRQRNQVYLDKRLKEINGVEPVKVDGRLTKHQPWPYCFKYDSKCFGGVPRDKFIMALRAEGIPCGKPHPPLHMALHFPKWSESYKRYVEAKPSFPVSEKAYNEEAVELPQYLFLGTSEDMDNIAEAILKIKKNAGELA from the coding sequence ATGGTGTCCGCGTTAGCAATTAAGGGAGGCGAAAAAATTAGGGTTAGAAAGTGGCCTTCTTGGCCGGTTTTCGATGAGAGGGAGGTCAAGGCTGTTGAGGAGGTTGTGAGGAGCGGATATTGGGGTGGAGGTGTCGGTATAAGCGGGCCTAAGGAGGCTGAGTTTGAGGAAAAGTTTTCTAGGAGCCATAGCTGCAAATATGGCATATGCGTCGCTAATGGCACAATAGCGTTGCATGTCGCCCTATTAGCTGCTGGCGTCGGTCCCGGCGACGAGGTTATAGTTCCAGCGTTAACTTTCTGGGCTACTGGAAGCGCCGTTCTGATGGCTGGTGCTACGCCAGTTATAGTCGATGTTAACCCCGAAACATATTGTATGGATGCCAACGCTGTTGAGGAAGCCATCACAGATAGAACTAAAGCTATTATCCCAGTCTATAATTATGGCTCGGCCCCAGACATGGATAAACTGCCTAAAATATGTAGAGAGCACGGCTTAGTGTTAGTAGAGGATTGCGCTAGGGGTCACGGCTTCGTTTGGAGGGATAAGCCGGCGGGCTCTATAGGGGACATGGGCTGCTTCAGCTTCCAGCAAGGTAAGTTTATGACCGCTGGCGAAGGAGGCATAATAATCACCAATAACAAGACTTACGCTGATAGATGCTATGCCATAAAGGATTGTGGAAGGTTAAGGGAGGGGGGCATCGCCGGGGAGGGTATAGAACCGACAGAAATAATCAACTGGTATAATTATAGGATGACGCAGATTCAGGCAGCAATCCTTCTGGTTCAGCTTGAGAGGCTTGAGGAGCAGCTTAATGTTAGGCAGAGGAACCAAGTTTACCTAGATAAAAGACTTAAGGAAATTAATGGTGTAGAGCCAGTTAAAGTGGATGGGCGATTAACTAAACATCAGCCTTGGCCATACTGCTTTAAATACGATTCGAAATGTTTCGGCGGTGTTCCACGCGACAAGTTCATCATGGCTTTAAGGGCTGAGGGCATACCTTGCGGTAAACCGCACCCACCGCTCCACATGGCGTTACACTTCCCGAAGTGGAGTGAATCCTATAAAAGATACGTGGAAGCTAAGCCTAGCTTCCCAGTTTCTGAAAAAGCCTATAATGAAGAAGCCGTCGAATTACCTCAATACTTATTCCTAGGAACAAGCGAAGACATGGATAACATAGCCGAAGCCATACTAAAAATAAAGAAAAATGCTGGTGAACTAGCTTAA